The genomic window TTTGATGGCTTCTTCTAAGTTACCCTTTTGGAATTCTTCTTCAGCAATATCTAGGATGGCTACCGCCCAGTCTTCAACGTTACGGTTAATTTCGTGCCGTAGAGGATGATCATCGGGCAGTGCTTCAACTAATTTAATCGCTCGTAGGAAGCTATCGACAGTCCCTTGTTCTGCTTCTATTTGGGCGCAATAAATCCGCATCGACGCTGAAGCAACTGGCCAAAAAATTCGCACACATTGAGGGGATTTGGGCAATCTGAGCAACATCGATGTTGCCGTAAAACCGATAGTTCCAGAGACGATAATTAGTGCGATCGCCCAGAGTTGCCAAGGAATTTGACTGGTTCGCAGGGCAATACGCTCTAATAAAGCTTGATGATTCCCATGAGTCCCTTGATTTGTCGATTGTTCCATAGTTTTAGAGACTTAAACAAGTCCCGATTCCTCCTCATCAACCCATTCTATTATGCCTTGTTTAAGTGGTTATGCCTAATTTTTTCTTGAAGAAGCCAGGCACGAAGGGGTTTAGTGATAATGTAACGCAAAGTTTTAGCTTTGTGATGGGCGATGATAAAATATAAACAGTTTCAGCCATGGAGAAATTCAGTTATGAATACCGAAGAAAAAGCACGGGAATTGATGGCTCAACAACATCTTAACGATGAACAACGCCATCAAACAATGGTCAATCGGGCTGCTGAAGTCGAAGAAATTCATCAACAAGAAGATGTTAATGAAAAAGCTAGGGAGTCCTTAGCCCAAGAACGTAAAAACGAAGAAACTAGAGAAGAATCAATGTTAGAACGTTCTCTTGAAGAAATTAATTGAGATTTCCTCAGTGTTATTCCTATACGGGGTTACTCCTGTGGGGATAGTTAAGGTTTCTATTGAGGCTGCTTTGGTCTATGTCAGTTCATTGAGTGATTAGTGATCGAATAAACTTGATACTTTGAGCCGATTTATTGTTTTGTCTAGAAACTAAGGTAAAAAAGAGATAGGGAATTGTTACCCCCTGTTGTCAAGTTATAAATTCTATAATTTCTCAATTGTTGATCATGACGGATAAGATAAACACCATATCCTGGATTACTATCAGAACAACAAAAGCACGTTGGGAGGCTGAATTAATGCAACAACTCTTAGCTGCTCATGGTATTCCCAGTCGTGTCCTTGATATTGGCCTAGGTATCTACTGTGGTCAAGGTTCTCAAGCTGCTTTACAGGTGTGTTCCCCCGACCAATGGACAGCCCTTTTATTATTAAGTTCCCCCGAAGACGAGTAAAATAAGATAATTATTAACTTGATATTCTATCTATGTCTATATTTGATTGGTTTGCTAAACAAGAAAAGTCAGAACCCCCCATTCAACAACAACAGAAAGAACGGGAAATTGCTGATGGTTTATGGACTAAATGTGTAGCTTGTACCGCATTAACTTACACAAAAGACCTTCAGGCCAATCAACTGGTTTGTACCGAATGTGGTCATCATTTTCGGGTAGAAAGTTCCGAACGCATTGCCCAGTTAATGGATAAAAATACCTGGAAACCCCTCAATGATCATCTTACCCCCACCGATCCTCTGAAATTCTGCGATCGCAAACCCTACAGCGATCGGATCAAGGACACTCAAGAAAAAACGGGGTTAGTTGATGCAGTGCAAACGGGAACCGGATTAATTGATGGTCTTCCTTTGGCCCTCGGTGTGATGGACTTCCGCTTTATGGGGGGTAGTATGGGGTCTGTGGTGGGGGAAAAACTCTGCCGTCTTATTGAATACGCCACCCAAGAACGGTTGCCAGTGGTGATTGTCTGCGCTTCTGGTGGAGCAAGAATGCAAGAAGGAATGTTAAGTTTAATGCAGATGGCCAAAATTTCGGGGGCCTTAGAACGTCATCGCAACGCCAAATTACTCTATATTCCTGTCTTAACCCATCCCACCACTGGAGGAGTTACCGCTAGTTTTGCCATGTTAGGGGATTTAATTATTGCTGAACCCAACGCTACCATTGGTTTTGCTGGACGACGGGTGATTGAACAAACCTTAAGGGAAAAGTTACCGGATGGCTTCCAAACGTCAGAATATTTATTAAAACATGGCTTTGTGGACGCCATTGTTTCCCGTACTCAACTGAAAAAAACCCTTGCTCAATTAATCAGTATCCATCAGCCTTTTTTCCCTGTCTTACCCCCTCTTAACGTCCGTGAAAAGCATCATCATCATCACTCAGAAGAGGTTGTTCTGAAAATGGATGGAAAGGAAGAATAAATATTCCCATATAACTAATGTTATCTAATAGTAGGGGTCAACCACCGTTGACCTTATAATAAGTTTTGATTTGAGCAAATGTAGCAATTATTAATATTGTTGGGTTTCGTTTTAATCCTACTTCTGACGTTGTTGTAACATCGATTCCGTAAAGACCGACAATCTTTACAAAAACGCTACTTAGTTAGTAAAACTCTAAATGAAGATAAAGTTGTATTTAATTTGTCTTCAGTGTGTGACATCCTCCCCAACTAACTGCAAGCAGTATAGTTGGGGCTTCCCACCTCACGATGAGATATTTCTGCCCACAGAGGTAAACCCCTACGCCAGTTATCTAGGCTCATCACCCCCGACACCTCGACTTGACAGACAGTTTCCTTTTCCCTGAGTCCCAGGGTAGTAGATTCTATTCCTCGATTGCAGACCTCCTGTGCGCTTGCTACGTCCCGATCAACAAAATAGTCAACCCCGTAACCGCATTCATAACAGGCGTGAAACCTATCAGATAAGGTCTTTTTGGCTTCTGCACGACAATTAGGACAAGTTTGGCTAGTTCCCCGATGATCAACCAAACCAAAATACTTGCCTCTAATCTTGCAAACGTACTGTAGAATATCCCTAAATTGCCCAAAACCTGCATCAAGGGTATGTTTACCCAAAAAGCCCTTAGCCATTGTGCGGAAATCTATATCTTCCATAAAGATAGAGTCTCCCATATCACAGACTTTATGGGCTAATTTGAACTGGTAATCTTTTCGTTTGAAAGCAATATGATTGTGTTGCTTTTCTATTTTCTTTCTAGCTTTCTCGTAGTTCTTAGAACGTTTGGTTTTTCTTGCTAACCGACGTTGTAGCACTTTCAGCCTACGGTGTTCGGTTTTGAAGAATTTACGTCTTTTTTCTACATAATTATCCGAGGTTGCTAAGTAGCTAGAAAGTCCGACATCAAGGCCAAGAAAATGCCCAAATGGTGTTTCTATTTTAGGTAAACTTATGTCGGATTGAATGCTAATTACGGCAAACCAACCCTTAGCTTTTTTGATAATTCTTACCTGTTTAATTATAAACCCATTGGGTATGGGACGATGAAGATTGATTTCAATTTTCCCCAATTTAGGTAACTTTATTTGCCACCCTGTCAACGGGTTACTTCTAAATTGAGGAAATAATAAAGACTTCATTTGTCCATATTTCTTGAACCGAGGAAAGCCAAACCCCCGATTACGAAAAAAGTCCCAAGCGTCGTGAAGTCTCCTAACATTTGTTTGTAAGACTTGACTTGGAACTTTAGCTAACTCAGGATATACTTTTTTAGCTTTTGGTAATTGGTTTTGTTGCTGATGATAACTTGGGAAAGGATAATCAGCAGACATGATGTACTCTGACTCCAAACTACATCTATCTACTAGGCACTTACGACTAGAAATCCAATCCTTCAACTCACGCAAAGCATAGTTATATGAACGGCGACAAATTTCTAGCCATTCAGATAACATTGCTTCTTGTTTGCTATCAGGATAAATCCTGTATGTGTAGTTCAGTGTTAGAGTCATAGCCATAGTTTAGCACAAGGTTGCTAAAATGGTAACACAAATTATCTAAGCAAGGTTGTGCTTTGCACGTTAATATTTTGGTCAAAATTCATCCCCATCTAAAATGTGAGTATTTTGTTAGAATTTATAGATGGGGACTTCTTTTGACATTCCTGTTAAAATGTAGTGTAATCATTTTACTTTGACTAGAAAAATTTGATAGCATAGGAGAATCATTAATGTTTTCAACAATTTCTCAAATGACAAATCAAAGCATCATTATAGCCTCGTAGGTTGGGTCGATGGAAGGAAACCCAACCTTAAAATTATAGAGGACAAACTAACTAAAATGTCTTACCATTCCATCCCCACATACTACCTTTAGCATCAGCAAATTCGATATAAGTCCGATTTTTATCAACCCCTAATGTATCTTCAATGACTTGACAAAAATCATCACTCATGGCTTTAGTTTGTGAAGGACTCATATTACCCACACTTTTAACTTCTAAGTAACAAACAGGATCAAAAGTTCCTGAGAAAGTCATCTTAATATCTGAGTCAAAAGAAGTCATAACATAGGATTCAGGTTTACCTAAATGTTGGGCTAATTTAGCTGATAAAGTTGTCAGCAAAGATTCAATAACGTTTGATTCTGGTTGAGAAACAGATGTTTTTACTTGAATTAATGGCATGATAAGTTCTGTTTTTTACTAATTAAAAACTGGTGAGTTGTGAATTTTAATTCCTAAATTTTTATAATTTTATCCGCCGTATTGCCATCCTGTACTTTCTAAGTTCAAAGCTTTTCCTTCTCGGTGTATTCCTGCGCTAATCACTTCACCAACATAAACAGTATGATCTCCTTTCTCCACTGATCCTACTACTTGACATTCTACATAGCCTAAAGAATCTTTAATGATAGGACATCCTGTTTTTTCTCCTTCATAAAATTCCACGTCTTCAAATTTATTACCCACACGACTTTGAGGTTTAAAAAATTTAGCCGCTAAGTCTTTTTGTCCCTCTTCTAAGAAGCTAATGGAGAAAACACCATTTTTTTTGAGCATTTCATGGGAACCAGAATCCTTTTTAACACAGTTAACCACTAAAGGAGGTTCAAAGGAACTCTGCATTAACCAACTAACAGTGAACCCATTTAGATTTTCCCCATCTTTAACTCCACAAATATAAAGTCCGTGGGGAATTTTTCTGAGCATTGTTTTTTTTGCTTTTTCGTCTAACAAAGTAATTTTCCTCCTAATTTATTTTTGTTTTTTGATAATATTTTCTGCTACTTTTGGCTGGTAAGAAAATAATGATCAGTTCTATAATATCAAAAAATGAATCTAATTGCACTGATTGATATTTTTTCTATTTTTAGTTAAACTGTAGAATCTAGTTGTTCAAATAAAGAAGCTAAAATAGTATTCGACAATAAGAAACCGTCAGGATCACTTAGCATTATTTTCTGGATACTTTGCCAAGTATTATCATTTAGGTCTGTAATAAGATCGTCATTGATATTTTTAAAGTAAACTAATCCTCCTTGACAATAAGGAATTAGAGTTTTATAAATTGTTTCAATTATATTTTTGTCAAATCGTCTAGTAATTGCTGATAAATCAACACCTTTTTGTAGTCTCAATCCTAACATTAAACTTTCTAATAAAATATCAACTTTACTTAAATTAGGAGAAGCAATACTATAACCTGATTGTTTCAATTGGTTGATCCATTCATAGTAACTTTTTCGAGTTTTGGGACGAGTAAATCTTTGATTATTTGTATAACTTGCTGCTCCCATACCGAAGCCATAATAAGGTTTATTTTCCCAGTAAACAAGGTTATGACGACATTGATAACCTGATTTGGCATAATTAGAAATCTCATAATGTTCATACCCTGCTTCTGTTAATTTTTGCTGAGTTATTGTATACATTTGCGAAGTATCTTGATCATTAGGCAAAGGAAATTTACCTGGTTTATATTGTTTACCAAAAGCTGTTACGGGTTCTAATACTAAATCGTAGCAAGAAATATGAGTTGGATTGATTCTAATAGCTTGTTGTAAAGAAAGTTTCCAAGTTTCTAAGTTTTGATAAGGAAGACCAGACATTAAATCTAAACTAAAATTTTTAATCTTATTTTGATGAATAAAATCAATCGCCTGTCCAATATCTTTATATCGATGAAACCGTCCACATTTTTCTAATAATTCATCATCAAAAGATTGAACCCCTAAACTGAACCGATTTACGCCTAATTTTTTATAATCAGATAATTGTTCTAAAGTAAAAGTTCCTGGGTCCATTTCTAGAGAGATTTCTGCATCCGAATTAATTCCAAAATGTTCATCCAAAGTGAGCAAAATTTTTTCTAAATAAGGAGGAGGTAATAAAGATG from Crocosphaera subtropica ATCC 51142 includes these protein-coding regions:
- the accD gene encoding acetyl-CoA carboxylase, carboxyltransferase subunit beta; protein product: MSIFDWFAKQEKSEPPIQQQQKEREIADGLWTKCVACTALTYTKDLQANQLVCTECGHHFRVESSERIAQLMDKNTWKPLNDHLTPTDPLKFCDRKPYSDRIKDTQEKTGLVDAVQTGTGLIDGLPLALGVMDFRFMGGSMGSVVGEKLCRLIEYATQERLPVVIVCASGGARMQEGMLSLMQMAKISGALERHRNAKLLYIPVLTHPTTGGVTASFAMLGDLIIAEPNATIGFAGRRVIEQTLREKLPDGFQTSEYLLKHGFVDAIVSRTQLKKTLAQLISIHQPFFPVLPPLNVREKHHHHHSEEVVLKMDGKEE
- a CDS encoding RNA-guided endonuclease InsQ/TnpB family protein, encoding MTLTLNYTYRIYPDSKQEAMLSEWLEICRRSYNYALRELKDWISSRKCLVDRCSLESEYIMSADYPFPSYHQQQNQLPKAKKVYPELAKVPSQVLQTNVRRLHDAWDFFRNRGFGFPRFKKYGQMKSLLFPQFRSNPLTGWQIKLPKLGKIEINLHRPIPNGFIIKQVRIIKKAKGWFAVISIQSDISLPKIETPFGHFLGLDVGLSSYLATSDNYVEKRRKFFKTEHRRLKVLQRRLARKTKRSKNYEKARKKIEKQHNHIAFKRKDYQFKLAHKVCDMGDSIFMEDIDFRTMAKGFLGKHTLDAGFGQFRDILQYVCKIRGKYFGLVDHRGTSQTCPNCRAEAKKTLSDRFHACYECGYGVDYFVDRDVASAQEVCNRGIESTTLGLREKETVCQVEVSGVMSLDNWRRGLPLWAEISHREVGSPNYTACS
- a CDS encoding phenylpyruvate tautomerase MIF-related protein; this encodes MPLIQVKTSVSQPESNVIESLLTTLSAKLAQHLGKPESYVMTSFDSDIKMTFSGTFDPVCYLEVKSVGNMSPSQTKAMSDDFCQVIEDTLGVDKNRTYIEFADAKGSMWGWNGKTF
- a CDS encoding flavin reductase family protein, whose product is MLDEKAKKTMLRKIPHGLYICGVKDGENLNGFTVSWLMQSSFEPPLVVNCVKKDSGSHEMLKKNGVFSISFLEEGQKDLAAKFFKPQSRVGNKFEDVEFYEGEKTGCPIIKDSLGYVECQVVGSVEKGDHTVYVGEVISAGIHREGKALNLESTGWQYGG
- the hemW gene encoding radical SAM family heme chaperone HemW — its product is MPVSAYLHIPFCRRRCYYCDFPISVLGDKVDINQSSSIAEYVEFLCEEIKITPSCHLPLETIFFGGGTPSLLPPPYLEKILLTLDEHFGINSDAEISLEMDPGTFTLEQLSDYKKLGVNRFSLGVQSFDDELLEKCGRFHRYKDIGQAIDFIHQNKIKNFSLDLMSGLPYQNLETWKLSLQQAIRINPTHISCYDLVLEPVTAFGKQYKPGKFPLPNDQDTSQMYTITQQKLTEAGYEHYEISNYAKSGYQCRHNLVYWENKPYYGFGMGAASYTNNQRFTRPKTRKSYYEWINQLKQSGYSIASPNLSKVDILLESLMLGLRLQKGVDLSAITRRFDKNIIETIYKTLIPYCQGGLVYFKNINDDLITDLNDNTWQSIQKIMLSDPDGFLLSNTILASLFEQLDSTV